A single region of the Epinephelus fuscoguttatus linkage group LG14, E.fuscoguttatus.final_Chr_v1 genome encodes:
- the fcf1 gene encoding rRNA-processing protein FCF1 homolog, with product MGKQKTRKFAAMKRMINLKDNRLKEKDRAKAKEKKKKDPSALKEREVTKYPSCLFFQYNTQLGPPYHILVDTNFINFSIKAKLDIVQSMMDCLYAKCIPCITDCVMAEIEKLGMKYRVALRIAKDPRFDRLPCTHKGTYADDCLVQRVTQHKCYIVATVDRDLKRRIRKIPGVPIMYISNHRYNIERMPDDYGAPRF from the exons ATG GGGAAGCAGAAAACAAGGAAGTTTGCTGCAATGAAGAGAATGATCAATCTGAAAGACAACAGACT aaaaGAGAAAGACCGTGCCAaagcaaaagagaaaaagaagaaagatcCCTCAGCGCTTAAGGAGAGAGAAGT GACAAAGTACCCATCATGCCTGTTCTTCCAGTACAACACTCAGCTGGGTCCACCATACCACATTCTTGTCGACACCAATTTCATCAACTTCTCCATCAAGGCCAAACTAGACATTGTTCAGTCTATGATGGATTGTCTGTACGCAAAAT GCATCCCGTGTATCACAGACTGTGTGATGGCTGAGATAGAAAAGCTTGGAATGAAGTACAGAGTCGCACTCAG GATAGCCAAGGACCCAAGGTTTGATCGCCTGCCTTGCACACACAAGGGAACATATGCCGATGACTGTTTGGTCCAAAGGGTGACACAG CACAAGTGTTACATCGTGGCCACAGTGGACAGAGATCTTAAGAGAAGAATCAGGAAGATCCCCGGAGTACCCATCATGTACATCTCAAACCACAG GTACAATATTGAACGGATGCCTGACGACTATGGTGCTCCAAGGTTTTAA
- the arel1 gene encoding apoptosis-resistant E3 ubiquitin protein ligase 1 — protein sequence MDRRFFLTFLFCSVSWIFFWEVRWKKGKESQIEEWLQRHSLSQYRHLFEDVQTLEELSLSVLSRLEEVVKEQQRWREIAEAHIQLLRDFAFQEWLCSQNLEHYYHTLKTLGCMNLDDLSQFDSQLQLSLAAWGYYYEDYIKLSTGIKILQNSRGSRDQDYEIRLVHSLTVRRLNEKWTIAGALIFGCTVALCFLIRDLMFYVIGGITVSIIAFVFTIKFLCELAARVVSFLQNEDPGRRGDRSIYDYVRGNYLDPRSCKVSWDWKEPQEVGQTMSFRVQLFYKNGQPFPAHRPVGLRVNITHIELALDIPVTQEVLQEPESNVVKVAFTVRKAGRYEVAVKLGGLNVAYSPYYKIFQPGTVVPSKTKIAYHFSTLVLTNGQQHTLQIEPRDEYGNPTSNSTSLTDEANYSVHVHSLGTVDDDSLEEYYSKSVSLNKQQCQVLLRLTLRKTGCFRGRISYKDQPLSNGEFDIIVLSENEKACVEKNVSTPGISIYFEAYLYSNGNYSSSWQLPASSLLAPQRRPSMGEEEDEHDSPVEGQPEKVKKPKKVYCYISPKQLSVKEFYLKIIPWRLFTFRVCPGTKFTYYGPDPVHKYLTLVVDDGIQPPVELSCKDRNIMAATFIRFLHKNIGGSETFQDKVNFFQRELRHIHSKRPRTKTCLKITRHSILDSSVKATRNFSVSDWSKNFEVVFQDEEALDWGGPRREWFELVCKTLFDTSNQLFTRFSDNNQGLVHPNADRPPHLRLKMYEFAGRVVGKCLYESALGGAYKQLVRARFTRSFLAQIIGLRMNYKYFETDDQEFYKTKVCFILNNDVSEMDLVFAEEKYSKSGQLEKVVELISGGAQIAVTNENKMHYLNLLAQYRLASQVRDEVEHFLKGLNELVPENLLAIFDENELELLMCGTGDINVQDFKAHAVIVGGSWHFREKVMKWFWAVVSSFTQEELARLLQFTTGSSQLPPGGFNTLCPSFQIIAAPTHSTLPTAHTCFNQLCLPTYDSYEELHKMLKLAISEGSEGFGML from the exons ATGGACCGCCGCTTCTTCCTGACCTTCCTCTTCTGCTCAGTGTCGTGGATCTTCTTCTGGGAAGTGCGCtggaagaaaggaaaagagagtCAGATTGAGGAATGGCTCCAAAGACATAGCCTCTCTCAATACAGGCACTTGTTTGAAG ATGTACAGACACTGGAGGAACTGAGTCTGAGTGTATTGAGTCGTCTGGAAGAGGTGGTGAAGGAACAGCAGCGCTGGAGGGAAATTGCAGAGGCCCACATCCAGCTGCTCCGAGACTTTGCCTTCCAGGAGTGGCTTTGCTCCCAGAACCTGGAGCACTATTACCATAC ACTGAAGACCTTGGGTTGTATGAATCTGGATGATCTGTCTCAGTTTGAcagtcagctgcagctgtctctAGCTGCCTGGGGTTACTACTACGAAGACTACATTAAGTTGTCCACAGGCATCAAGATCCTCCAGAACTCCAGGGGGAGTCGTGACCAGGACTACGAGATCCGGCTGGTGCACAGCCTTACAGTGAGGCGTCTGAATGAGAAGTGGACAATTG CGGGAGCTCTCATATTTGGCTGTACTGTGGCGCTGTGCTTCTTGATAAGGGACCTCATGTTTTACGTGATTG GTGGAATTACTGTTTCCATCATAGCGTTTGTCTTCACCATCAAGTTCCTCTGTGAGCTTGCAGCGCGGGTGGTCAGCTTCCTGCAGAATGAGGATCCAGGGCGACGCGGCGACCGCAGCATCTATGACTATGTCCGGGGAAACTACCTGGACCCGCGTTCCTGCAAGGTGTCTTGGGATTGGAAGGAGCCGCAGGAAGTGGGGCAGACTATGAGCTTCAGAGTCCAG CTGTTCTACAAGAATGGCCAACCTTTCCCGGCCCACCGGCCTGTTGGGCTGAGGGTCAACATCACCCACATTGAATTGGCTCTGGACATCCCTGTTACACAGGAAGTTCTGCAAGAACCAGAGTCCAATGTAGTCAAAGTGGCCTTCACAGTGCGTAAGGCCGGACGCTATGAAGTTGCTGTCAAGCTGGGTGGCCTCAACGTGGCCTACAGCCCTTATTACAAGATATTTCAGCCAG GTACAGTCGTCCCATCCAAAACCAAGATAGCCTACCATTTCTCCACCCTGGTGCTAACAAACGGCCAGCAGCACACTTTGCAGATCGAGCCCAGGGACGAGTACGGAAACCCCACCAGTAACTCCACATCCCTCACAGACGAAGCCAACTACAGCGTCCATGTGCACTCT CTGGGCACAGTGGATGATGACAGTCTGGAGGAGTATTACAGTAAGTCAGTGTCACTCAACAAGCAGCAGTGCCAGGTTCTGCTGAGACTGACTCTGAGGAAGACGGGCTGTTTCAGGGGCCGAATCTCCTACAAGGATCAACCGCTCAGCAACGGGGAATTTGACATTATTGTTCTCAGTG AGAATGAGAAGGCCTGTGTGGAGAAGAATGTGTCCACTCCAGGCATCAGTATCTACTTTGAGGCGTACCTTTACAGCAATGGGAACTACAGTTCCTCATGGCAGTTACCAGCCTCCTCTTTGCTGGCTCCCCAGAGGAGGCCCTCCAtgggagaagaggaggacgaGCACGACTCTCCTGTGGAGGGACAACCTGAGAAGGTCAAGAAACCAAAAAAGGTCTACTGTTACATATCGCCAAAG CAACTATCCGTGAAGGAGTTCTACCTGAAAATAATTCCGTGGCGCCTTTTCACCTTTCGAGTATGTCCAGGAACGAAG TTTACCTATTATGGTCCTGACCCGGTTCACAAGTACCTAACTCTAGTGGTGGATGATGGGATACAGCCTCCTGTGGAGCTCAGCTGCAAAGACAGGAACATCATGGCCGCCACCTTCATTCGCTTCCTGCACAAGAACATTG GTGGCTCTGAAACGTTCCAAGACAAGGTGAACTTCTTTCAACGTGAACTCAGGCACATCCACTCTAAGAGACCTCGCACCAAGACCTGCCTAAAAATCACCCGACACTCCATTCTGGACTCA TCCGTGAAGGCTACAAGGAACTTCTCTGTGTCAGACTGGAGTAAGAACTTTGAGGTCGTGTTTCAGGATGAGGAag CTCTGGACTGGGGAGGGCCTCGTAGGGAGTGGTTTGAGCTGGTGTGTAAGACCCTCTTTGACACCTCCAACCAGCTGTTCACCCGCTTCAGCGACAACAACCAGGGCCTG GTGCACCCAAACGCTGACCGGCCACCCCATCTGCGTCTGAAGATGTATGAGTTTGCAGGTCGCGTCGTAGGGAAGTGCCTGTACGAGTCTGCTCTGGGTGGAGCCTACAAACAGCTGGTCCGAGCTCGCTTTACACGGTCTTTCTTGGCACAGATCATTGGCCTCAGGATGAACTACAAG TACTTCGAGACGGACGACCAGGAGTTCTACAAAACTAAAGTCTGCTTCATCCTAAACAATGACGTGAGTGAAATGGACTTGGTGTTTGCCGAAGAGAAGTACAGCAAGTCGGGACAGCTGGAGAAG GTGGTGGAGCTGATATCAGGGGGAGCTCAGATCGCTGTTACCAATGAAAACAAGATGCATTATCTCAACCTGCTGGCCCAGTACAGACTGGCCAGCCAGGTAAGAGATGAGGTGGAACACTTCCTGAAAG GTTTGAATGAACTGGTTCCAGAAAACCTGCTAGCCATATTCGATGAGAACGAGTTGGAG CTGTTGATGTGTGGCACCGGTGATATAAACGTACAGGACTTCAAGGCCCACGCTGTGATTGTCGGAGGATCGTGGCACTTCAGAGAGAAA GTGATGAAGTGGTTCTGGGCTGTGGTTTCCAGCTTCACGCAGGAGGAGCTGGCCCGTCTGCTTCAGTTCACCACCGGCTCCTCTCAGCTTCCCCCTGGGGGATTCAACACCCTTTGCCCCTCCTTCCAGATCATCGCTGCCCCCACACACAGCACCTTGCCCACTGCACACACGTG